Genomic window (Methanofollis sp.):
TACAAGACCTGGCGTAAAGATCCCGAGGTATTCCACTTCCCTCGCCAGTGGAAGGACGCGATCCGGAAGATCGAGATGAACGTCAATCTCCGTCTCAGGGCAAAAGGCCTCCTTCCCCCTCCCCGTCTTTTCTGCCCCTATGATGAGACGATGAAAACGCCGGGCCTCTGCCCTGACGCCAACCATCCCCACCAGCTCCTGGCCAGTCAGAGAACCGAAGCTGCGATCAATACGTGGGGCCCCCACCTCTTTCCACTCATCGACAGTGCTGAGGTGAAGCTCAAGGGATGTAGAGATATGGTGGGCTATCAGCCAGGAGTCCATAGGGCACAGACATACAGTATTACAGGTGTCGTCGATGTCATCAGTGCAGTCTCCATGGACAATGCACATGAGGGAAATCTGATCCTCCGCTATATCAACACTCATCCAGAGATCAAGGGGATCATCGATGATCTCTCCTCGCGGGACTACGAGGTCATCATCGACTACAAAGGGATGCGACGCCCTCCTGTGTACCTCAGTCCGGGTGTCCCAAACCCTACCTGGGAAGCCCATGAATGGCAGGTGCTCACCTATGCTTGGCTGCGTTCCCACCAGAAAGATGCCTATCGACCGATTGTGGGGATCCTCTTCTATCTGAACGAACTGGTCCCCTCGGCAGACGACATCGGTGATCTCAAAAAGGAGGCGAAGGATGGACTGACCGATATCCTGCCGACAAGTCGGGTGGACAAACAAGCACTGGCAAGGTGGAGGAAGGGATCGAAAGAGAATGCTCTCTCTGCGAATTTGCGCGAACAACGATCCATACGCCTGATCCCCCTCACAGAAGAACGTCAAAAACGGAGTCTTCAGTCATTTGACGGTGTCGTTCTCGATATCGAA
Coding sequences:
- a CDS encoding PD-(D/E)XK nuclease family protein, translated to MTLSVKSKPYIIPEYSLTGDLLSYKACGLQYRYQNRGALPPSTPVQLWFGEFIHGVMEEAYKTWRKDPEVFHFPRQWKDAIRKIEMNVNLRLRAKGLLPPPRLFCPYDETMKTPGLCPDANHPHQLLASQRTEAAINTWGPHLFPLIDSAEVKLKGCRDMVGYQPGVHRAQTYSITGVVDVISAVSMDNAHEGNLILRYINTHPEIKGIIDDLSSRDYEVIIDYKGMRRPPVYLSPGVPNPTWEAHEWQVLTYAWLRSHQKDAYRPIVGILFYLNELVPSADDIGDLKKEAKDGLTDILPTSRVDKQALARWRKGSKENALSANLREQRSIRLIPLTEERQKRSLQSFDGVVLDIESSVAKEMKCGSIRGCWQPNPQEKTCTACDFKIYCPAVEGKYQMSIL